The DNA window ATCCATGTGAAGCGCACGTTGCAGACGGGGGGCCGCATCTCCCCGGCCGACGAGCGCGTCTTCATGGGGCTGTCTCGTCATGAGCATCGCTACGACTCGCGCATCGTCCTGTCGGACGAGGAGCTGAGCGAGGTGATGGACCTGCTGCGCCAGCGGCGGGTCATCTACCGGGGCACGGCGCTCATCAACACGGAGGTGCCCGTGCGTCCGCAGATTCGGCTGGAGTCCCGGCCGGACGGCGCGACGGCGCGCATCGAGCTGTTGTTCCCGGATGGCGCCAGCTACTCGCTCAAGGACGTCATCTTGTTGTCGGGCCGTCGCACCTGGGTCATCCAGGGGCAGAACCTCCACCCGGTGGAGCCCGACTTCCCGCCCCGGCTGCTGCGCAAGTGGCTGCTGGAGCCGAGCATGTCCTTCCCCTCCGGGCAGTTGGACCGGGTGCTGACGTTCTTCGCGGCGCACCTGCCTCGCTTCCGCATGTCGCTGAAGGCGGACGACATCGAGGTCGACGAGGCGGTGGAGCCTCACTTCGTGCTGACGCTCGAGGGCAACCCGGAGCGCGTGAAGGTGCAGCTCGCCGCGCGCTACGGGCAGACGACGGCGCCGGTGTCCCCCACGGCCACGCACCTGGGCTACGCCAGCGGCGTGGGCGGGGACAGCCGAAAGCTGTATCGCCGTCGTGAGGACCTGGAGCGCTCGGCTGGAAAGATGCTCCTGGACCTGGGGCTGCGCTTCGAGCCCCAGTCGCACGTGTTCGACGCGACGGGCGACGTGGCGCTGGAGTTCTGGGCGCGTGGCCTGGCGTCGCTGCCCGCGGAGTGGGAGCGCTTCGGCGTGCAGGCGCCCAAGGTGCGTCTGCGTCCCAAGCTCAAGCCGCGCATCCGCGTGGGCATGAGCGGCGTGCAGTGGTTCGACCTGGACGCGGAGTTCGTCACCGACGACCAGGCCGTGGACCTGGGCGCGGTGCGCATGTGGCTGGACTCGGGCCGCCGCTTCGTTCCGCTGAAGGACGGCACCTTCGCGGAGGCGGACCCCGTCGAGCTCAAGCGCGTGGCGGACTTGTTGGAGGAGGCCGGCGCGATGCCGGGCCGCTCGCGCACGCGGCTGCCCTTGCATCAGGCGGTGGCGCTGGACCTGCTCGCGGACCTGGGTGAGTTCACCGAGGTGGAGGCGAAGGCTCGCCAGGCGATGATGGAGCTGCGCGAGTCGGCGGGAGTGCCCAAGGTGGGCGTGCCCGACGGCCTCCACGCCACGCTGCGCCACTATCAGGAGGCGGGCCTGTCCTGGCTCTGGTTCCTGCGGCGCCACGGCCTGTCCGGCATCCTCGCGGACGACATGGGTCTGGGCAAGACGGTGCAGTCGCTCAGCCTCTTGCAGAAGATGGCCAACGACGAGGGGCGCAAGCCGTCGCTCGTCGTCGCGCCCACCAGCGTGCTCGCCAACTGGGAGCGCGAGGCGGAGCGCTTCACGCCGGGCCTGCGCGCCATGGTGTGGCACGGCCAGGACCGCAAGGAGCGCGCCGAGGACCTCAAGGGCATGGACCTGGTGCTCACGTCCTACGCCCTGGTGCGCAGGGACTTGGACCAGCTCTCCCAGGTGGGCTTCCGCTTCGTGATTCTGGACGAGGCGCAGAACATCAAGAACGCGGACAGCGCCACGGCGCAGGCGTGCAAGTCGCTGCCCAGCGAGACGCGCCTGGCGCTGACGGGTACGCCGCTGGAGAACCGGCTGTCGGAGCTGTGGAGCATCTTCGACTTCCTGATGCCGGGCTTCCTCGGCAGCGCGGACAGCTTCGGGGACCGCTACGAGCAGCCCATCCAGGTGGCCAACGACGCCTCCGCCCGGGACAGGCTGCGCCGCCGCATCCAGCCGTTCATCCTGCGTCGCTTGAAGACGGAGGTGGCCAAGGACCTGCCGCCGAAGACGGAGAGCGTGGCCTGGTGCGAGATGGAGCCCGGCCAGGCCGCCCTCTACCGGGAGGTCATGGAGGAGAGCCGCCGCAAGGTGAACGAGAGCATCGAGAAGGTGGGCTTCAAGCGAAGCCGCGTCTCGATTCTCGCCGCGCTCATGCGGCTGCGGCAGGTGTGTTGTGATCCACGCCTGCTCAAGCTGCCGCCCGGAACGCTCCTGCCGCCCAGCGCCAAGGTGGAGCGCTTCATGGAGCTGGTGGAGGACCTGGTGGCGGAGGGCCACCGCGCCCTCGTCTTCAGCCAGTTCACGGAGATGCTGGAGCTGCTCAAGCAGGAGGCGGACAAGAAGGGCCTGCGCTACCTCTACCTGGACGGTCGCACCAAGGACCGCATGGGCAAGGTGGACGAGTACAACCGCCCGGACGGACCGCCCCTGTTCTTCATCTCCTTGAAGGCGGGCGGCACCGGTCTCAACCTCACGGCGGCCGACTACGTCATCCACTTCGACCCGTGGTGGAACCCCGCCGTGGAGGACCAGGCCACGGACCGTACCCACCGCATCGGCCAGACGCGCGCGGTCATCAGCTACAAGCTCATCACCCGCGGCACGGTGGAGGAGAAGATTCTCTCCCTCCAGCGCCGCAAGCGGGACCTCGCCGCCGGAGTGCTCGGCGGGGATGGGGATGAGGGTGCCCGCACGCTGACCGAGCAGGACATCCAGGAGCTGTTCACCGACGCATCCTCCTGAGTCGCGAAGGTTGGGGCTTCGACGGAAGCCCCGCCCCCCATCCGGACGATGGGCCGGAACGCCTGTGCAGTGTCAGAGGGACCTGTTAGGGTGTTCAGTGCCAGGGCCGTCGTACGGACATTGGAGGGCGCGCGTGCTGCTGGGTCTGCGGATTGCGAACGTGGCGGTGATAGAGGAGGTGGAGGTGGCGTTCGGAGCCGGCCTCACCGTCCTCACGGGAGAAACGGGGGCGGGTAAGTCCATCCTCGTGGATTCATTGAACTTGCTCCTCGGTGGGCGAGCCGACGCGGACGTCATCCGCGCCGGGTGCGAGGAGGCGTCCGTGGAGGGCGTCTTCGCGCGCACTCCGGTGCTGGGCGCGCGTCTGGAGGACCTGGGCCTGCCGGACCTGGGGGACGAGGTACTCGTCCGCCGGGTGCTGGGGCGAACCGGACGGGGCAAGGTCTACGTCAACGGCGCCTTGGTGACGGTGGGCGTGCTGGGGAAGCTGACCCGAGGGGCGGTGGACCTGGCGGGCCAGCACGAGCACGTGAGCCTCTTCGACTCGGGCCTGCACCGCGTGCTGTTGGACCGGTATGGGGAGATGGAGACGCCCCTGGCGACCTACTTCGGGGAGTACTCCGCGCTGCGGGAGGTGGACGCTCGCATGGAGGCCCTGGGCGGGGACGAGTCGAAGGTGCGCGAGCGCGCGGAGTTCCTGCGCTTCCAGCTCGATGAAATCTCTCGCTGGGACCCGGAGCCGGGCGAGGACGTGCGGCTGGACGCGGAGCGCAAGCGCCTGTCCAGCGCGGAGAAGCTCAAGCGCCACGGCGCGGAGGCGGAGCTGCTCGTCGCGGGAGATGAGTCCTCCGCGCTCGAGACGGTGGGGCGGGCGCTGGGCCTGGTGCACGAGGCCGTCAAGTGCGACGCGACGCTCACGCCCGTGGCGCAGTCGCTGAGCACGGCCCTGTCCGAACTGGAGGAGGCGCAGCGCCGGCTCAACCGCTACGTGGAGGGTTTGGAGTCGGACCCGAATCGGCTGGCGGACGTGGATGAGCGGCTGGATGGCCTCAAGCGGCTGTGCCGCAAGCACGGCACCACGTTGGACGGTGTGCTGAAGAAGCGCGGTGAAATCGAGGCCGAGCTGGGCACGCTGGAGAACCGGCAGGAGGTGCTGGAGGAGCTGGCGCTGGAGCGGCGCAAGGTGGAGGAGCGGACGCGCAAGGCGGCCCTGGCGCTGTCCAAGGCCCGCTCGACGAGCGCGGTGGAGTTCTCCGCGCAGGTCCGCGAGGGCCTGGGGCACCTGGCCATGGGCAAGGCGGCCTTCGAGGTGCGCGTGACGCCTGGGGAGACGCTGCGTCCGGACGGCCTGGACGACGTGGAGTTCTTCTTCAGCGCGAACCCGGGAGAGCCGGCCCGGCCCCTGGCGAAGGTGGCCTCCGGCGGTGAGGCGAGCCGGCTCCTCCTGGCCCTGAAGCGGGCCCTGGCCGGCAGCGACGCGTGTGGCTGCTACGTGCTGGATGAGGCCGACGCGGGCGTCAGCGGCGCCATCGCGGACGTGGTGGGACGGATGATCAAGGAGGTGAGCGGCCACCGTCAGGTGCTCTGCATCACCCACCTGCCGCAGGTCGCGGCCTATGCGGACGCGCACCTGCTCATCCGCAAGGCGGTGAAGGCGGAGCGGACCGTTTCCCAGGTAACGGTCCTGGCGGCGGGGCCGGAGAGGACGCGGGAGCTGGCCCGGATGATGTCGGGCGTGGAGGTCACCCGGGAGGCGCTGGGGGCGGCGGAGGCCCTGGTCCGCTCGGCCCACCGGTCCCTGGGGTCTCCGAGGGCCCGAAGGGAATCCGGACCCGAGGGGACCCCCCGGGGACGCCTCCGGCGGACGGCTTGACGCACTGCAAGGTCATCCGTGTCCTTGCCCCATCCCAGGGTCTCACATAGCATCCTTGGTGTGTCCAACACCGCAGGGCAGACCGCGGCCTCCCGAATGAAAGTCGTCTCCGCTGGCCTGACGGATGTCGGGCGGAAGCGCAATCACAACGAGGACAGCTTCCTCATCGACGATGAGCTCCAGCTCTACGTCGTGGCGGATGGCATGGGCGGCCATGCGGGGGGAGGCACTGCCTCGCGCATCGCCGTGGAGACCATCGACAAGGAGCTACGGCGGGCTCGGGAGAGCAAGGAGAACCCGTTCCTGTCCGTGCCCAACCTCCAGGAGTCACCCATCCCGGAGGCGCTGCGCACGGCCGTGGAGAGGGCGTGTCTCGCCATCTACACGGCGGCGCAGGAAGACCCGCGGCTGTCCGGCATGGGCACCACGGTCATCTCCCTGGTGGTTCGCGACGAGCACGCGTTCTTCGCGCACGTGGGAGACAGCCGCGCGTACCTCATCCGCGGCGACCTCATCCAGCAGATCTCCGAGGACCACTCGCTTGTCAACGAGCAGATCAAGGCGGGGATGATTACGCCCGAAGAGGCCAAGCACTCCCGCTACAAGAACATCATCACCCGTTCCGTGGGCTTCGAAGAGGAAGTCCAGGTGGACGTGATGGGTCTCGTCTCCGAGCCCGGTGACGTGTTCCTGCTGTGCTCCGACGGCCTGGCCAACATGCTCGAGGACCGCGAAATCCACGAGGTGGTGGCCAACGCGAAGAGCTTCGACGACGTGCCCAAGCGCCTCATTGACTTCGCCAACGAGCGCGGAGGTGATGACAACATCACCGTCATCGTCGTGCGCGTCGCGGCCTGAGCCACGCGCTGCGTGGTCGAGAAACACCTCGGCCAGTCACTGTTGACCTTGACACTCTTGGAAACTGAATGGTAGCTGCCCAAACGTTTCCAACCCTGGCAGACGCAGCCAGCGGACGGAGCTGGAGGGGTGTGGCGGTGGGGGGAGGTGTTGGGCGTGCAGGAGTGACTTAGCTTCTGACGCCGGATGTCCCACGCAAGCAGGGAGCTGTCCCGTGGCGAAAAAGTCCTTCACGTTGATGGTGATCCCGGACCACGACGCGCCGGTGAAGCGGTACACCATCCAACGCTCGTTCCTGATGCAGGTGGGGATGGGGTTGATGCTTGTGGTGGGACTGGGCGCGGGCGCGAGCATCCATTACTTCCAGGTCGCCGCGGATGCCTCGGAGAACCGCATCCTGCGTGAGGAGAACCTGACGTTGCGCTCGCAGCTGAAGTCCGTGCGGGAGCGCATCGAGCACATCGGTTCCACGTTGGACAGGGTGGAGCGGTTCGACCAGAAGCTGCGGGCGATGACGCTCTTGTCGGACCCTCAGCGCAATCTGGCGATGGGCCCCACGGAGCCGGAAGCCGGGACTCAGGTGCCGACGACCGACACCCAGTTCACACAGCTCACCACGACCGAGACGCCCAAGCTGTTGATGGGGCGGCTGGACAAGCTGAGCGCGGAGGCCACCCGTCAGGAGCAGAGCCTCCAGGAGCTCCAGGCGTACTTCCAGGACCAGAAGTCGATGCTGGCC is part of the Myxococcus landrumus genome and encodes:
- a CDS encoding DEAD/DEAH box helicase — translated: MQSTADIRDALPPQDTQWLRALKAEVQPTTFKKGREVAESRRVFGLQREGDRIRAQVAGSTGERYEVALMVGDGRATSSCTCQSWNTYGPHCEHVVAAALIYAARFRPPPRPQPVAPPPPAAETVESAANNEVVDAEVPVEPDAPVGDAVSLPALAKVESWLGLSAQPDYEFFYRLTAASTNAGTRQWVMDVRRQDAQTKGPIHVKRTLQTGGRISPADERVFMGLSRHEHRYDSRIVLSDEELSEVMDLLRQRRVIYRGTALINTEVPVRPQIRLESRPDGATARIELLFPDGASYSLKDVILLSGRRTWVIQGQNLHPVEPDFPPRLLRKWLLEPSMSFPSGQLDRVLTFFAAHLPRFRMSLKADDIEVDEAVEPHFVLTLEGNPERVKVQLAARYGQTTAPVSPTATHLGYASGVGGDSRKLYRRREDLERSAGKMLLDLGLRFEPQSHVFDATGDVALEFWARGLASLPAEWERFGVQAPKVRLRPKLKPRIRVGMSGVQWFDLDAEFVTDDQAVDLGAVRMWLDSGRRFVPLKDGTFAEADPVELKRVADLLEEAGAMPGRSRTRLPLHQAVALDLLADLGEFTEVEAKARQAMMELRESAGVPKVGVPDGLHATLRHYQEAGLSWLWFLRRHGLSGILADDMGLGKTVQSLSLLQKMANDEGRKPSLVVAPTSVLANWEREAERFTPGLRAMVWHGQDRKERAEDLKGMDLVLTSYALVRRDLDQLSQVGFRFVILDEAQNIKNADSATAQACKSLPSETRLALTGTPLENRLSELWSIFDFLMPGFLGSADSFGDRYEQPIQVANDASARDRLRRRIQPFILRRLKTEVAKDLPPKTESVAWCEMEPGQAALYREVMEESRRKVNESIEKVGFKRSRVSILAALMRLRQVCCDPRLLKLPPGTLLPPSAKVERFMELVEDLVAEGHRALVFSQFTEMLELLKQEADKKGLRYLYLDGRTKDRMGKVDEYNRPDGPPLFFISLKAGGTGLNLTAADYVIHFDPWWNPAVEDQATDRTHRIGQTRAVISYKLITRGTVEEKILSLQRRKRDLAAGVLGGDGDEGARTLTEQDIQELFTDASS
- the recN gene encoding DNA repair protein RecN, encoding MLLGLRIANVAVIEEVEVAFGAGLTVLTGETGAGKSILVDSLNLLLGGRADADVIRAGCEEASVEGVFARTPVLGARLEDLGLPDLGDEVLVRRVLGRTGRGKVYVNGALVTVGVLGKLTRGAVDLAGQHEHVSLFDSGLHRVLLDRYGEMETPLATYFGEYSALREVDARMEALGGDESKVRERAEFLRFQLDEISRWDPEPGEDVRLDAERKRLSSAEKLKRHGAEAELLVAGDESSALETVGRALGLVHEAVKCDATLTPVAQSLSTALSELEEAQRRLNRYVEGLESDPNRLADVDERLDGLKRLCRKHGTTLDGVLKKRGEIEAELGTLENRQEVLEELALERRKVEERTRKAALALSKARSTSAVEFSAQVREGLGHLAMGKAAFEVRVTPGETLRPDGLDDVEFFFSANPGEPARPLAKVASGGEASRLLLALKRALAGSDACGCYVLDEADAGVSGAIADVVGRMIKEVSGHRQVLCITHLPQVAAYADAHLLIRKAVKAERTVSQVTVLAAGPERTRELARMMSGVEVTREALGAAEALVRSAHRSLGSPRARRESGPEGTPRGRLRRTA
- a CDS encoding Stp1/IreP family PP2C-type Ser/Thr phosphatase, with the translated sequence MKVVSAGLTDVGRKRNHNEDSFLIDDELQLYVVADGMGGHAGGGTASRIAVETIDKELRRARESKENPFLSVPNLQESPIPEALRTAVERACLAIYTAAQEDPRLSGMGTTVISLVVRDEHAFFAHVGDSRAYLIRGDLIQQISEDHSLVNEQIKAGMITPEEAKHSRYKNIITRSVGFEEEVQVDVMGLVSEPGDVFLLCSDGLANMLEDREIHEVVANAKSFDDVPKRLIDFANERGGDDNITVIVVRVAA
- a CDS encoding M23 family metallopeptidase, with protein sequence MAKKSFTLMVIPDHDAPVKRYTIQRSFLMQVGMGLMLVVGLGAGASIHYFQVAADASENRILREENLTLRSQLKSVRERIEHIGSTLDRVERFDQKLRAMTLLSDPQRNLAMGPTEPEAGTQVPTTDTQFTQLTTTETPKLLMGRLDKLSAEATRQEQSLQELQAYFQDQKSMLASTPSIWPARGWVTSDFGQRVDPYTADRVMHAGLDIAAPHGKEVYSPSDGTVVFAGLEGGYGNVIVVDHGYGIKTRYGHLAKMLVKAGDRVKRGALIAAVGNTGRSTGPHLHYEVRVNGIPQNPRKFILEE